A portion of the Nitrospira sp. genome contains these proteins:
- a CDS encoding TlpA disulfide reductase family protein: MKRTALSLSFMLLAFAAAGPLCSDAGPVVPVAKRSLVKPGDAAPNFQLRDLEGRMMALSDMRGKVVLINFWATWCGPCRVEMPAMEQLYRSYSRNDFEILAVSTDPQGVAVTRPFQQENRLTFPILHDAEYRIGLVYGARSLPMTFMIDRQGVVRHQIFGARDWAAPEAHQLIDMLLKA, encoded by the coding sequence ATGAAACGGACTGCCTTATCGCTGAGCTTCATGCTGCTGGCGTTTGCCGCCGCCGGACCATTATGTTCCGACGCCGGCCCGGTCGTTCCGGTCGCCAAGCGCAGCCTGGTGAAGCCAGGGGACGCGGCTCCGAATTTTCAGCTTCGGGATCTCGAGGGACGGATGATGGCGTTGTCGGACATGCGGGGGAAAGTCGTTCTTATCAATTTCTGGGCGACGTGGTGCGGCCCGTGTCGGGTGGAAATGCCGGCCATGGAACAACTCTACCGGTCCTATTCCCGCAATGACTTCGAGATTTTGGCCGTCTCCACGGATCCTCAGGGCGTGGCGGTCACCAGGCCGTTCCAGCAGGAAAATCGATTGACGTTTCCCATTCTGCACGACGCCGAATATCGTATAGGGCTTGTGTACGGGGCACGCAGTCTTCCCATGACGTTCATGATCGATCGTCAGGGGGTCGTGCGGCATCAAATCTTCGGCGCGCGTGACTGGGCCGCACCTGAGGCCCACCAGCTGATCGATATGTTGCTGAAGGCATAG
- a CDS encoding cytochrome c biogenesis protein CcdA: MSNISLIAAFSAGLLSFVSPCVLPLVPSYISYITGLSIEQLTDAGTRSRFRTAIVANALLFIAGFSVVFIAFGASASFVGQLLITYQDHIRRIGGVLIVVFGLYLLGILNINFLQMEHRFQFRNRPVGYAGSFLIGIAFAAGWTPCVGPVLGTILLYASTTDSLMTGVLLLTSYSLGLGLPLFLTALGVDRFLAYFKQARAYLWGVSTVSGVLLVVVGVMIYANSLTMITSFLERYGIGWYLGQ; this comes from the coding sequence ATGTCAAATATCTCGCTGATTGCGGCCTTCTCCGCCGGGCTCCTATCCTTCGTCTCGCCCTGCGTCTTGCCGCTGGTGCCTTCCTATATTTCTTACATCACGGGGCTTTCAATCGAACAACTGACCGATGCCGGCACAAGATCTCGTTTCCGTACGGCGATCGTTGCCAACGCCCTGTTGTTCATCGCGGGCTTTTCAGTCGTCTTTATCGCATTCGGGGCGTCTGCGAGCTTCGTCGGACAACTGTTGATCACGTATCAGGACCATATCCGGCGCATCGGCGGCGTGTTGATCGTCGTGTTCGGTCTCTACCTGTTGGGCATCCTGAACATCAATTTTCTTCAGATGGAACATCGCTTTCAGTTTCGCAACCGGCCGGTCGGCTATGCCGGCTCCTTCCTGATCGGGATCGCCTTTGCGGCCGGGTGGACTCCTTGCGTCGGACCGGTGCTGGGCACAATCCTTCTCTATGCGAGCACCACCGACTCGCTCATGACCGGCGTGTTGCTGTTGACCAGCTATTCGTTGGGGCTGGGGCTTCCCTTATTTCTGACGGCCCTGGGCGTCGACCGGTTCCTTGCGTATTTCAAACAAGCGCGCGCCTATCTGTGGGGAGTCTCCACCGTGAGCGGTGTGCTGTTGGTCGTCGTGGGTGTCATGATCTATGCGAATTCGCTGACCATGATTACCAGCTTTCTGGAGCGGTACGGCATCGGCTGGTATCTCGGCCAGTGA
- a CDS encoding TlpA disulfide reductase family protein, with amino-acid sequence MPLLDQPTPVPIAKPSAPRLLILIAGTVILVLTFAIVWLQSAKYELLVVGKPAPDFALSDLNDKPYRLSDFRGKVVFLNFWATWCKPCREEMPSMEILNKNFEKDGLVILAVSIDRVTTTREIPPFVKGLNLTFPVLIDSWGKTDKPYKRMGVPETFIIDQEGIIREIVIGPRDWTRLDSLQVLTKLLNVTPKAAAVGSARLSSVKG; translated from the coding sequence ATGCCCTTGCTTGATCAGCCGACTCCCGTGCCGATAGCCAAACCGAGTGCCCCGCGCCTGTTGATTCTGATTGCAGGGACGGTGATTCTCGTCCTGACATTCGCCATAGTCTGGCTGCAGAGCGCGAAGTACGAACTGCTGGTCGTGGGCAAGCCTGCTCCGGACTTCGCTTTGTCCGATCTCAATGATAAACCCTATCGGCTGTCTGATTTTCGCGGGAAGGTGGTGTTCCTGAATTTCTGGGCGACCTGGTGCAAACCATGCCGGGAAGAAATGCCCTCCATGGAGATTCTCAACAAGAATTTCGAGAAGGACGGCCTGGTCATTCTGGCCGTGAGCATCGATCGTGTAACGACGACGAGGGAAATCCCTCCGTTCGTCAAGGGACTGAATCTGACCTTTCCTGTGTTGATCGATTCCTGGGGCAAGACCGACAAACCGTACAAGCGAATGGGGGTGCCCGAGACGTTCATCATTGATCAAGAGGGTATCATCCGGGAAATCGTGATCGGACCCAGAGATTGGACGAGGCTGGACAGCCTGCAGGTGCTGACGAAATTACTCAATGTCACTCCCAAGGCGGCGGCTGTCGGGTCGGCCCGGCTTTCGAGCGTGAAGGGATGA